TGAACAGCTTGGCCACGTAGCCGGTTCAACGTTATCACATCATCTCAAGCAGCTGACGGAATCGGGTTTAATCGATTCGCAAAAGAACGGTTCGTTTATTCACTACAGCGTTGATCAAGACGTGGCAAAGAAGTTTGCGCCATATTTACTGGTGTAAATTTTTTTGAGTATCATTTC
This portion of the Aureibacillus halotolerans genome encodes:
- a CDS encoding ArsR/SmtB family transcription factor, which translates into the protein MANVDPDLVQAVKVYKALGEPTRLKIALMLIKQENQCVTAIGEQLGHVAGSTLSHHLKQLTESGLIDSQKNGSFIHYSVDQDVAKKFAPYLLV